From a single Herbiconiux sp. SALV-R1 genomic region:
- a CDS encoding NAD-dependent succinate-semialdehyde dehydrogenase: MTTAPHETELLSRIPNRLFIGGEWVAGEGEKTLDVFDPATGQRLVSIADASPADGLRALDAAVAAAEEWAATPPRVRGEILRRTFDLLQERRDEAALLMTLEMGKPLAEAQGEVTYGGEFLRWFSEEAVRITGRYGDNPEGTGQMVVSQRPVGPCFLITPWNFPLAMATRKIGPALAAGCTVVVKPAALTPLTTLFLTGLFEEAGLPKGVLNVVTTSASAKLSDPIIADPRLRKLSFTGSTPVGKALMKQAADNVLRTSMELGGNAPFVVFDDADLDKAVDGAMAAKFRNIGQACTAANRFIVHSAVAKAFADKLAERVRAMRIGRGTDEGVTIGPLIDDKAVAKTGELVDDAVERGATLVVGGHALEGAGSFFEPTVVTGVPFGSDILREEIFGPVVSIVEFDDEAEAVRLANDTEYGLVSYVFTESLARGQRMIKALDTGMMGLNVGVLSNAAAPFGGVKQSGLGREGGAEGIHEYLSTKYTLIPNS; this comes from the coding sequence ATGACCACCGCACCGCACGAGACCGAGCTCCTCTCCCGCATCCCGAACCGCCTGTTCATCGGCGGCGAGTGGGTCGCGGGCGAGGGCGAGAAGACGCTCGACGTGTTCGACCCCGCCACCGGGCAGCGCCTCGTCTCCATCGCCGACGCCTCCCCCGCCGACGGCCTGCGCGCCCTCGACGCCGCGGTGGCCGCGGCCGAGGAGTGGGCGGCCACCCCGCCCCGCGTGCGCGGCGAGATCCTCCGCCGCACCTTCGACCTGCTGCAGGAGCGGCGCGACGAGGCGGCGCTGCTCATGACCCTCGAGATGGGCAAGCCCCTCGCCGAGGCCCAGGGCGAGGTGACCTACGGCGGCGAGTTCCTGCGCTGGTTCTCGGAGGAGGCGGTGCGCATCACCGGGCGCTACGGCGACAACCCCGAGGGCACCGGCCAGATGGTGGTGTCGCAGCGGCCCGTCGGCCCCTGCTTCCTCATCACCCCGTGGAACTTCCCGCTCGCGATGGCCACCCGCAAGATCGGGCCCGCGCTGGCCGCCGGCTGCACAGTCGTGGTGAAGCCCGCCGCGCTCACGCCCCTCACCACCCTCTTCCTGACCGGACTGTTCGAGGAGGCTGGCCTGCCGAAGGGTGTGCTCAACGTGGTCACCACCTCGGCGTCGGCGAAGCTCTCCGACCCGATCATCGCCGACCCGCGCCTGCGCAAGCTCTCCTTCACCGGCTCGACCCCGGTGGGCAAGGCGCTCATGAAGCAGGCGGCCGACAACGTGCTGCGCACCTCGATGGAGCTGGGCGGCAACGCCCCCTTCGTCGTGTTCGACGACGCCGACCTCGACAAGGCGGTCGACGGCGCGATGGCGGCGAAGTTCCGCAACATCGGCCAGGCCTGCACCGCGGCCAACCGCTTCATCGTGCACAGCGCCGTGGCGAAGGCCTTCGCCGACAAGCTCGCCGAGCGGGTGCGCGCCATGCGCATCGGCCGCGGCACCGACGAGGGCGTCACCATCGGCCCGCTCATCGACGACAAGGCGGTCGCCAAGACCGGCGAACTCGTCGACGACGCCGTCGAGCGCGGCGCCACCCTCGTGGTGGGCGGTCACGCCCTCGAGGGCGCGGGCAGCTTCTTCGAGCCGACCGTGGTGACCGGGGTGCCGTTCGGCAGCGACATCCTGCGCGAGGAGATCTTCGGCCCGGTGGTCTCCATCGTCGAGTTCGACGACGAGGCCGAGGCCGTGCGCCTGGCCAACGACACCGAGTACGGGCTCGTCTCCTACGTGTTCACCGAGTCGCTCGCTCGCGGCCAGCGCATGATCAAGGCGCTCGACACCGGCATGATGGGGCTGAACGTGGGCGTGCTCTCCAACGCCGCGGCGCCCTTCGGCGGGGTGAAGCAGTCGGGGCTCGGCCGCGAGGGCGGGGCCGAGGGCATCCACGAGTACCTCTCGACGAAGTACACCCTCATCCCGAACAGCTGA
- a CDS encoding universal stress protein, translating into MRFIVGYTDTPAGRDALALGVRLARATGARLDLVLVLSSEERATIVPADPGYERYVRETAEGWLAEALGTVPDDVRAGSHVVYAESFADGVLDAARVLDARLIVVGAARGGILGRFTLGSAANALLHAATVPVALAPDGCRDTAGDAPISRITCAVGTRPGAEALLGSAIGAARAAHLPLRLISLVALDQPVDSQHRDAIVRAAAHATAVLERAAAGLPDDVEVTSEVVTGRRVEDAVSGLDWEPTEIALVGSSRLAQPRQLFLGSTAAKMLRELPVPLVVVPRDAAVTIGDAS; encoded by the coding sequence ATGAGATTCATCGTCGGCTACACCGACACCCCGGCGGGTCGCGATGCGCTCGCTCTCGGGGTGCGGCTCGCCCGCGCCACCGGCGCCCGGCTCGACCTGGTGCTCGTGCTCTCGAGCGAGGAGCGGGCCACCATCGTGCCGGCCGACCCCGGCTACGAGCGCTACGTGAGGGAGACCGCCGAGGGCTGGCTCGCCGAGGCGCTCGGCACCGTTCCCGACGACGTGCGGGCGGGCTCGCACGTCGTCTACGCGGAGTCGTTCGCCGACGGGGTGCTCGACGCCGCGCGCGTGCTCGACGCCCGGCTCATCGTGGTGGGCGCGGCGCGCGGCGGCATCCTCGGGCGGTTCACCCTGGGCAGTGCCGCGAACGCGCTGCTGCACGCCGCGACGGTTCCGGTGGCGCTCGCCCCCGACGGCTGTCGTGACACCGCCGGTGATGCGCCGATCAGCCGCATCACCTGCGCCGTCGGCACCCGGCCGGGGGCCGAGGCACTGCTCGGTTCGGCGATCGGCGCCGCGCGGGCGGCGCACCTGCCGCTGCGGCTCATCTCGCTGGTCGCGCTCGACCAGCCGGTCGACTCTCAGCACCGCGACGCGATCGTGCGGGCAGCAGCCCACGCCACCGCGGTGCTCGAGCGCGCGGCTGCCGGTCTTCCCGACGACGTCGAGGTGACCTCCGAGGTCGTCACCGGCCGCCGTGTCGAAGACGCCGTGAGCGGCCTCGACTGGGAGCCCACCGAGATCGCCCTGGTGGGCTCGAGCCGGCTGGCCCAGCCCCGGCAGTTGTTCCTCGGTTCGACCGCAGCGAAGATGCTGCGCGAACTGCCCGTTCCGCTCGTCGTCGTGCCCCGCGACGCGGCAGTCACCATCGGAGACGCGTCATGA